AACAATCCTTACTAGTAGCTTAATTTATTATGTCTAACTTTTTGGGGTCAGATCATACTTACGTCAACTCTTTTTTATATTGATTCATTTTTTCAATATTATAGCGTTTCTATTCAGTAGCTAATGCTAAATCTATTTCACTATCGCTAGCATCTTTAGTTCCTTTAATTTCAACTGCTACTTTTAAATAATCTCCAGTATACTTAAATGGAACTTCATATTCCTCTGTAACAGGTGTCATCTCATTACTTCCTATTGAAAATAGCTCCATACCTACTATTCCATTTATATTTTCAATAATTTCTTCTCCTACAACTTCAGAATTAATTAATAGCCTTCCTATGCCTATATTTTCTCCAGTTTTTCTAAAATCATATTCAACCTCTATCTTTCCTATTGGAACCTCAATATCTGACACTATTTCATACCTCTTATATCCAAAGAAATTAAAATGATACTTTAGTAAATTATCTTTAATATAAAGTGAATATCCACCAAATCTTCCTCCAAACGAAACCAAAACTCCTTCTTCATCTTCACTTAAACGATTAAGATACGCCTTTATTTTATGAGATTTATCATTAACATTTGGAGCTTTTATACTTGATATTGGATCAGTTCCTTGTAAAAACTCAAACCTTTGATCTAAAATTTTTTCATTCTTTTCTTTTCTCTTTCTTCTACTAATATCTAGAATAGGAAGTACATCATATTTTCCTGCTTCAACCCACCATAGGTTTATTAACTCTCTAAGTTTTTTAGGATAGATTTTAGCAAGGTTGTTATATTCTGAGTAGTCCTCCTCAACATTATATAACTCCCAAACATCATCTTCTATATTTTCTCCCTCTATATGTCTTGCAACAGCTTTCCATCCTTTACTGTAAATTGCTCTGTTTCCAAACATCTCATAATATTGAACATCTTTTTTAGTTTTTGCGTCTTCATTATCAAATGTATATTTCAAACTCACCCCATGCATTGGAAGTTGATAAACTCCATTAATGCTAATTGGCTTCTCTATTCCTAACACATCTAATACAGTTGGGGTAACATCTGTTACATGATGATACTGATTTCTTATTCCGCCTTTATCACTTATTCCACTTGGATAATGTATAATAAGAGGGTCTTTTACACCTCCTGCATGAACAAATGATTTATACCATTTAAATGGAGTATTTCCAGCATGGCCCCACCCTGCAGGATAGCAATTAAATGCTTTGGGACTTCCAAGATCATCTATTCTATCTAAGTCTTCTTGTAAAATATCTTCGTCTATATGACCTAAATAGCTTTTATATACATTAAACTGTCCATGCTCTCCACCTTCTGCACTAGCTCCATTATCTGAAAGAAATACTATAATAGTATTTTCAAATTCATCTATTTCTTTTAAATAGCTTATGACTCTTCCTATATGATAGTCTGTATGCTCTAAAAATCCTGCATATACTTCCATGTGTCTTGCATAATATTTCTTTTTATCTTCAGTAAGACTATCCCAAGGAGATACAAGTTCATTTCTATCTGTTAGCTTTGTACTCTTAGGTATAATTCCAATCTTTTTCTGATTATTAAACCAACGCTCTCTTATTACATCCCATCCTTCATCAAACTTTCCTTTATATCTGTCTATAAACTTTTTAGGTGCATGATGTGGAGAGTGCATTGCCCCATATGCTAAATATAGAAAAAATGGTTTGTTAGGAGAATTTGACTTTTGATTAGCTATATATTTGATAGCTTTATCTGTTATATCCTCAGTTAAGTGATATCCGTCCTCTGCCTTTTTAGGCTGTCTTATTCTATGATTATCCTCTACTAAATCAGGATTCCATTGATTAGTCATACCAGGTAAAAATCCGTAAAATCTATCAAACCCTCTTCTAAGAGGCCAATGTTCAAAGTCTCCATCTCCTGTTTGTTGTTTACCAGGTGTTAAATGCCACTTTCCAAGAGCAAATGTGCTATACCCATTCTCTTTTAAAATTTCACTTAACAAACCATACCTCTTATCTACTCTTCCCCTTGCATTAGGAAATCCCGTATCTATTTCTGATACTACTGACATACCTACTGCATGATGGTTTGCCCCTGATAAAAGGCAAGATCTTGTAGGAGAGCATAGTGCTGTAGTGTGAAAGTTATTATATATAAGACCATTTTCAGCTAAAGAATCTATATTTGGTGTTGAAATATTTGAACCAAAACATCCTAAATGAGAAAATCCCATATCATCTAAAACTATATACACTACATTAGTCCCTTTCTCTTTATATTTCTCCTTAGGCCAATATGGAATTGATTTACTTATAGTTGTATTTATCTTTCCTTTGAAGTTTTCACTACTGTTTAATGACATTTTAATACCCCCCTTTTCTGAATTTACTACCTTTTTAAAACTAACGACAATTCATATATCCGCTCATCTGCATACTTGAAAAATTCTTTAAATGCAGGACAAAGTTTGTTTAACTTAGGCCTTACATCTTCAAAAGGCTCTCTCCACCTTCTGCACCCCCCTCTACATAGATTGAAATAATCACAAGCTCTACACTTATCATCTACATAAATAGAATCATAAACAAACTTTTCTGCTTTTTCAGATATAATAATATCTTTAAACTTTTCATTATTTACATTTCCTAGTAACCAATTATCTGTTACATAAAAGTCACATGGATATATACTTCCATCTCCTTCTACAACAAAGTAACAATGACATTTTCCTGACATACCACAAGTCTCTGATCTATATCCAGCAGCCATTTGAACTAGATTTGAAAAAAAGCGTATATCTATTCTCTCTCCCTTTACAAAGTCTTCATACCATAAATCAAATAAGTTTTTTAGAAATTTACCATATTTTTTATTATCTAGTGAATAAAATTTGCTCTCTTCATTTTCATCAAGACAAGGCATAAACTGTAAGAATTTAAATCCATTTCTCTTATAAAAAGAATAAACCTTTCCTATATGTCTTGCTACATATGAACTTACAACACATAATATATTATAGTTAACTTTATATTTATCAAGTAGTTTTATTGAATTCATGACTCTATTGAATGTACTTTTTTCATTTACATCCAATCTACTTCCATCATTTATATCTTTAGAACCATCTAAAGATACTCCTATAAGAAACTTATTTTCATAAAAGAACTTTGCCCATTCTTCATCTATTAAAATTCCATTAGTCTGAATTGTATTTTCTATTCTAACCCCTTTATGGTTATATCTTTTTTGTAACTCTATTACCTTCCTATAAAAATCTAATCCAATTAATGTCGGTTCTCCTCCCTGAAATGCAAATACACAATGATCATCAGCATATTCTAGTATGTTTTTTACTAAGTTAGTTATAGTTTCCTCATTCATAAAGCCGTAATCTTTAGTATCTCTTTTTTCACTCAATGAGTTATAAAAACAATACTTACATCTTAAATTACATTTTGATGATGAAGGCTTTATTAGAATACTTATAGGTGGCATGAGCTTTTTTCCTCCTTTGAACTAGTATATAGAGATCTTCATTTTGCCTTATATCTATTTGTCATTTTGAAAACTAACTTTATCTGAAAAAGCTTCTTTCAAAGGTTTGGTATCTATTGTGTTTCTAAGTTCATATTTTTTAAATATTCCTTTGTTATCTCCCCATTCTTTTATCTCGTTTAAGTGCTCATAATCTTCATCATTAAACTCCACTACACGATTTGTAACTTTTATCTGCTCTAGCACAGTCTCTTTCGGTACTTTAAGTTCTTTATAAACTATGTCAGCTGCTTCGTCTGGATTTTTCTTTATAAATTCAGTTGCTTCATTTAGAGCTTTTAATATATTTGAAACTAATTTAGGATCTTTATTAGCCAATTCATTCTTAGCTAAGAAAAAACCCCTAACAGAAAATTCAACTTCAGATGAACTGCCTATTTCTTTTATTCCTTCTATGTTCTTTACCTTAGGAATAAGTTCCCCATTGAAAAAAGCTGCATCTATATCGCCACTTTGTATAGCTGCTAAAGTTTCTGCTGGAGACTGAAGGGCTACAAATTTAACTTCATCATCTTTTATATTGTGATGGTTCAAATACTTAACCCATAGATATTCCATAACTGTCCCCTTACTTACACCTAGTTTTTTTCCCTTTAATTCTTTTGGACTATCTATCCCTTTTCCTAAAAGCACATTTCCAGATTTATTTTTATCTTTATTTTCATTTTGACCACTGCGACTAATGGTAGCCACTATCTTCATGTTGTCTCCGCTTAATCTATTTATTGCTGCATAGTCAGCAGCTATTCCTGTATCTGCTGTCCCTGTTATAACTGCATTTAAAGTATCTACTCCATATGCATAATCAGAGAATTCTGCCTTTATACCGTGCTTTTCAAATAAACCCTTAGCTCTAGCTACTCTAAACTGGATACCTGTATCTCCAGCAGTATCTATTGCAAACCTTACTAGTTGATTTGCCCTTGCTGTTTTTTTATTACAACCTACTATACTAATTAAAGAAATTATAAGTGTTAGAACTATTAAATATTTTAAAGTCGTTTTCAAGACTATTCCCCCTATCTACTTCCAAATTGAGTTTTAGATACTACTCCATATTTTTTAAGTGTTTTTCCTCCTAAAGTTCTTAAAAGTTTATCACTAAAATAACCCATAATTCCTAAAGTTACTAATCCCACAAATATCCAAGTCGTTTTAAAATATAATCTTGAAGTCCATATTAGATACCCTACCCCTTCATTTGCTGCTATCATTTCTGCACCTACTATTGCCATAAATGAATTTCCCATAGATAATCTTACGCCATTAAAAATAAATGGAATTGATGATGGTATAATAACATGAAGTAGTATTTGAAATTCACTAGCTCCTAGGCTTCTTGCAGCTCTTATCTTTTCTTCCTCAATACTTAACACTCCTGTAGCTGTATTTAACATCACTACAAATGAGGTAGCATAAATTATAAGAATTGATTTTGATATTTCTCCAACTCCAAACCACAGTATGAATAAAGTAATAAATCCTATCGCTGGCACGAATCTAAAGAAGTTAATAAGAGGCTCTAATATATCTCTCACTATTTTCAATCTTCCTATTAGTAGCCCTATAGGAATTCCTATTAGGCTTCCTATAGACCAACCTACAATTACTCTCAAAAGACTTATCAAAATATACTTTATTAAACTTCCATCAGCAATAAGTTCTCTAGCCCCTAATATGGTATCTCTAGGTCCTGGTAGAAATTCCGGTGTTGAAAGCAAGGCTAGAGTTTGCCATAAAAGTATAACTATAATCCAAGTTATAAAAGTATTTCTATTTATCCTTTTAAATGTTTTCACGATATTCCCCCCTAACTAGATAACTAACTCACTAGAATCTATCCATTTCACTTCTTTATCAAAATTTGACTGAACTCTTCTGTATAATTCATTAAACTCTTTTGATGATACATCTCTGTAATGAGGCAACTTGACATCGTAAGTCTTATATATTGAAGCATTTGGCGACTTAGACATTACACCTATTCTTTCTCCTAAAAGAATAGCTTCCTGTATATCATGAGTAATAAATATTATTGTCTTTTTAGTTTCTAGCCAAATACGAACTAGCTCTCTTTGCAATATTCCTCTTGTCTGTGCATCTAATGCTCCAAATGGTTCATCCATAAGAAGAATCTCTGGATCATTTGATAAAACTCTAGCAATTTGAACTCTTTGTTTCATACCCCCTGAAAGTTCACTAGGATATTTCTCTCTATGCATATCTAATCCAA
Above is a genomic segment from Gottschalkia purinilytica containing:
- a CDS encoding arylsulfatase codes for the protein MSLNSSENFKGKINTTISKSIPYWPKEKYKEKGTNVVYIVLDDMGFSHLGCFGSNISTPNIDSLAENGLIYNNFHTTALCSPTRSCLLSGANHHAVGMSVVSEIDTGFPNARGRVDKRYGLLSEILKENGYSTFALGKWHLTPGKQQTGDGDFEHWPLRRGFDRFYGFLPGMTNQWNPDLVEDNHRIRQPKKAEDGYHLTEDITDKAIKYIANQKSNSPNKPFFLYLAYGAMHSPHHAPKKFIDRYKGKFDEGWDVIRERWFNNQKKIGIIPKSTKLTDRNELVSPWDSLTEDKKKYYARHMEVYAGFLEHTDYHIGRVISYLKEIDEFENTIIVFLSDNGASAEGGEHGQFNVYKSYLGHIDEDILQEDLDRIDDLGSPKAFNCYPAGWGHAGNTPFKWYKSFVHAGGVKDPLIIHYPSGISDKGGIRNQYHHVTDVTPTVLDVLGIEKPISINGVYQLPMHGVSLKYTFDNEDAKTKKDVQYYEMFGNRAIYSKGWKAVARHIEGENIEDDVWELYNVEEDYSEYNNLAKIYPKKLRELINLWWVEAGKYDVLPILDISRRKRKEKNEKILDQRFEFLQGTDPISSIKAPNVNDKSHKIKAYLNRLSEDEEGVLVSFGGRFGGYSLYIKDNLLKYHFNFFGYKRYEIVSDIEVPIGKIEVEYDFRKTGENIGIGRLLINSEVVGEEIIENINGIVGMELFSIGSNEMTPVTEEYEVPFKYTGDYLKVAVEIKGTKDASDSEIDLALATE
- a CDS encoding anaerobic sulfatase maturase, which translates into the protein MPPISILIKPSSSKCNLRCKYCFYNSLSEKRDTKDYGFMNEETITNLVKNILEYADDHCVFAFQGGEPTLIGLDFYRKVIELQKRYNHKGVRIENTIQTNGILIDEEWAKFFYENKFLIGVSLDGSKDINDGSRLDVNEKSTFNRVMNSIKLLDKYKVNYNILCVVSSYVARHIGKVYSFYKRNGFKFLQFMPCLDENEESKFYSLDNKKYGKFLKNLFDLWYEDFVKGERIDIRFFSNLVQMAAGYRSETCGMSGKCHCYFVVEGDGSIYPCDFYVTDNWLLGNVNNEKFKDIIISEKAEKFVYDSIYVDDKCRACDYFNLCRGGCRRWREPFEDVRPKLNKLCPAFKEFFKYADERIYELSLVLKR
- a CDS encoding ABC transporter substrate-binding protein, with protein sequence MKTTLKYLIVLTLIISLISIVGCNKKTARANQLVRFAIDTAGDTGIQFRVARAKGLFEKHGIKAEFSDYAYGVDTLNAVITGTADTGIAADYAAINRLSGDNMKIVATISRSGQNENKDKNKSGNVLLGKGIDSPKELKGKKLGVSKGTVMEYLWVKYLNHHNIKDDEVKFVALQSPAETLAAIQSGDIDAAFFNGELIPKVKNIEGIKEIGSSSEVEFSVRGFFLAKNELANKDPKLVSNILKALNEATEFIKKNPDEAADIVYKELKVPKETVLEQIKVTNRVVEFNDEDYEHLNEIKEWGDNKGIFKKYELRNTIDTKPLKEAFSDKVSFQNDK
- a CDS encoding ABC transporter permease, with protein sequence MKTFKRINRNTFITWIIVILLWQTLALLSTPEFLPGPRDTILGARELIADGSLIKYILISLLRVIVGWSIGSLIGIPIGLLIGRLKIVRDILEPLINFFRFVPAIGFITLFILWFGVGEISKSILIIYATSFVVMLNTATGVLSIEEEKIRAARSLGASEFQILLHVIIPSSIPFIFNGVRLSMGNSFMAIVGAEMIAANEGVGYLIWTSRLYFKTTWIFVGLVTLGIMGYFSDKLLRTLGGKTLKKYGVVSKTQFGSR
- a CDS encoding ABC transporter ATP-binding protein, which gives rise to MSIIIKNLGKTYDTLESEDKNYILKDVNLTLNKGEFFILLGPSGCGKSTLLNIIGGFIEKSEGILTIDKREIYKPSRERAMVFQHPDASLFPWLNVRENIEFGLKMKGLTKEERNEISDKYIKLVGLDMHREKYPSELSGGMKQRVQIARVLSNDPEILLMDEPFGALDAQTRGILQRELVRIWLETKKTIIFITHDIQEAILLGERIGVMSKSPNASIYKTYDVKLPHYRDVSSKEFNELYRRVQSNFDKEVKWIDSSELVI